The genomic window GTAGCTGCACTTAGCACCTCGACGATCCAAATCCTGATGGGGAAAATAGCACCTGCAAAGCCCAATGCCTTAAGTTATGATGAAGTAGTCAAGGTGTTAAATGACCACTACGACCCAAGGCGCAACGAAATTGCTGAAAGCTTCCAGTTTTTCAACCGCTGTCAGCAGGAGGGAGAAACCATTTAGGATCCGACGCATTGCATCCGACGCATTGCAGACAATTGCAATTTCGGGGATTCTCTGAACAGGCTACTTAGAGACCGAATTGTCTGTGGTGTGCGTTCGGGTGCTGTGCAGAAGCAACTTCTGGCAAAGAAAGATTTAACTCTGGAGGAAGCCGAGTAGATAGCAGTAGCCGCGGAAACTGCCGAAAAAGACGCCAGGACAATGTCTGTAGACGTACCGCCTGTTCTTAAAGTGGAAGCGTGTCGCAAACTGCCATCGCGATCAAGCATGGAGCGCTCAGAGCGATTGGAGTGTGGAAGGTGTGGCAGTTCTAGACATGATGGCAACAGCTGCAGATGGAAGAATGCACGATGTTACGCTTGCGGCCTGAGGGGTCACCTTGCTGAAATGTGTCGCAGCCGCATTGGCAAAGATGTTGCCGCCCCTCGGCGACTACCTCACGCGAAAGCTTTGGCGGTAGAAGAGGCTTCTTCAGAAGAGGACAGCAGTGGTAGTGCTCAAATTTGGACGTTAGCGTCAGCACGAAAGAATTCTCTTGCGCCGCCAATAAGACGAACGTTCAGTTGGGGAGGCGTGAACTTGTCCATGGAAGTCGATACAGGTTCACTGGTTTGCGTCATATCACGGCAGCTTTTTGAAAAGCACTGCAAATGCTGGCCAAAGTTGAAGCCTTCGCACGTAAAGTTATCATGCTACAGTGGAAGGTTGCCGGTGATGGGTGAACTGCAACTTTGTGTCAGATACCGCGATACTTGTGTTGACTGTTCCCTTGTGGTTCTAGACTGCCCCGGACCAAGCTTGTGCGGCCGAGACCTGCTAATCCTCCTGGAACAAGCTGGCGCTCCGGTAGTGAGAGTCACACACGAAGACGAGGCGACGGCTATTCGAGCGAAGCACCACAGCGTCAACGCCCTACGCCACACCTACGAGGATGTTTTTTCGGAAACCTTGGGCTTGATCAAAGGATCACCAGCCAGCCTCCTGCTGAAGGACGACGCGGTCCCCAAATTCTGTAAGGCGAGACCTATTCCATATGCTTTACGTGACAAGGTATCGCAAGAACTTGACAGGTTAGTGTCGTTAGGTATAACATCACCAGTCAGGCATTCTAACTGGGCGACGCCCATTGTGCCCGTTCTGAAGAAGGACGTCTCGGTCAGAATATGCGGAGACTTTAAAGTTACTCTCAATCCCGCTTGTGCCACGGAACAGTACCCGCTTCCAGTAATTCAAGATATCTTTGCGTCATTAGGAGGTGGCCAGTTGTTCAGTACGCTCGACTTGCGGGACGCATATAACCAGGTGGCTCTGGACGAGGATTCCCGGAAGCTCTGCGTTATAAATACTCATAAAGGCCTTTTTTGTTACAATAGGCTTCCTTTCGGCATTTCTTCCGCGCCAGCAATATTTCAAAGAAAAATAGATACAATACTGGCTGGCCTACCTTGCGTTCAGGCTTACTTGGATGACGTTCTGGTCTCTGAAACGGTTGGCGATGGCGGAGCACGATTGCAAAATGTATTAGAACGGTTCAGAGAACATGGCGTGAAGCTCAGGTACGATAAGTGCAAATTTAGCCAACCATCGGTCACTTATCTTGGGCATCGCATTGATCAAGCCGGCCTTCACCCAACTGAGAAGAATGTAGATGCTATCGTAAATGCACCTAGTCCCGAAAACCTAAACGAGCTGCGTTCGTTTCTTGGGATGATACATTTTATTCAAAGTTTTTTGCCGAACATGTCAGATACGTTGTTTCCATTGTACCAGTTGTTGGAAAAAACGCGCGGTGGCAGTGGAAGTCATCCCAGGAATCTGCATTTCGCAAGGCAAAGCAGTGTCTTAAAGATGCCGAGGTATTGGTGCATTTTGAGCCATCAAGACAACTGAAGTTGGAATGCGACGCATCTGCTCGTGGGATAGGCGCCGTTCTTTTTCACACAATTGGAGGCACTAACAGGCCAGTCGGGATTCCGGTCAAGAACCCTGACAAAAGCCGAAAGAAATTATTCTCAATTAGAACGAGAAGCACTGGCACTGTTTTTGGAGTTACTAAATTCCGGGATTATCTCCTAGGTCGAGAGTTCGTCCTGGTTACCGACCACCAGCCACTTCTGGGACTGCTGAGACCCGACCGCCAGACGCCTGCAATGGCCGCAGCTCGCATCCAACGGTGGGCCCTCTACCTGGGAGGTTACCGTTACAAGCTTGAATATGCCCCAGGAAGGCAGCTACTGAATGCGGATGCTCTGAGCAGACTGCCGCTGCGGTGCCAAGATGCCGCCACGGAACCTGAACCCGAAGAGTATGTATTTTCTTTGAAATGCCTGGATGAAGGGATAGTCACAACGCGCGAGCTGAAGGAGCTGACAGCCAATGACTCGATCTTATCCCGTGTAAAACAAAACGTGTTGAACGGTTGGCCGAAACATCTTGACCCTGCCTTAGTGCCTTTTGTGGATCGCCAGTTGGAGCTATCTCTGGCACACGAACTTGTCGACTGGGGACATCGTGTCGTCATACCTGCCGCAGCGCGGAAGTGGTTGTTACAACTACTGCATGAGACTCATCAAGGCTCCTCGgcaacgaaaacagtggcacGATCGTTGTTTTGGTGGCCAGGAATAGACCGCGACATAGAGTTAACAGCAGCGCAATGCACTAATTGCATTGACAATTTGCCTATGCCTCCAGCGGCACCGCCTTTAAACTGGCCACAAACACAAGAGAGATGGTCGCGTGTTCACGTCGACTTTGCAGGGCCGATAGAAGGTAAAATGGTCCTCGTAGTAGTGGATTCTCACACTAAATGGGTGGAAGCGGTGCCATTGAACCAGGCTACTTCGGCAACCACGATTAACTGTCTGCGTGACATATTTAGCCGTTTTGGTGTACCAAGAACACTAGTGTCTGATAATGGAACGCAGTTCACCAGTCACGAGTTTGCAATGTTTGCTGACAGAAACAACATTACGCATCTAAGAACCGCCCCTTTTCATCCGCAGTCAAATGGAGCAGCCGAGAGGGCAGTCAGGACAATCACGGACGGTCTTCGGAAGATGAAAGGCGGGAAGCTCGAGCATAACCTTATGCGTTTGCTGCTCAATTACAGAAGGACCCCACAGAAAGCCGGACTATCGCCATCGGAAATGCTGCTGGGGTACCAGATACGGTCACGGCTGGACACGTGCTTCCCTGCGACGACTGCACCCAATTCTAAAAAGGAAAGCGACGATTTCTTACCACCAACGAACTGTGATGTGCATGTCTGCAACTATGGGTCCAATGGTAGATGGATGCCAGGACGTGTAACAGCTACATCGGGAGGACG from Rhipicephalus sanguineus isolate Rsan-2018 unplaced genomic scaffold, BIME_Rsan_1.4 Seq5279, whole genome shotgun sequence includes these protein-coding regions:
- the LOC125756710 gene encoding uncharacterized protein LOC125756710 produces the protein MAAARIQRWALYLGGYRYKLEYAPGRQLLNADALSRLPLRCQDAATEPEPEERTPQKAGLSPSEMLLGYQIRSRLDTCFPATTAPNSKKESDDFLPPTNCDVHVCNYGSN